The Rhineura floridana isolate rRhiFlo1 chromosome 10, rRhiFlo1.hap2, whole genome shotgun sequence genome includes a region encoding these proteins:
- the RPL14 gene encoding large ribosomal subunit protein eL14 isoform X1 yields the protein MVFKRYVEIGRVAYISFGPHAGKLVAIVDVIDQNRALVDGPCSGVRRQAMPFKCMQLTDFVLKFPHSARQKYVRAAWEKENINEKWKSTRWAQKIEAREKKAKMSDFDRYKVMKAKKMRNRIIKHEVKKLQKASAPPKKA from the exons ATG GTGTTCAAGCGCTATGTTGAGATTGGCCGAGTTGCCTATATTTCCTTCGGGCCCCATGCGGGCAAGCTGGTAGCGATTGTGGATGTTATTGATCAGAACAGG gcattagTAGATGGTCCCTGCAGCGGTGTCAGAAGGCAAGCTATGCCCTTCAAGTGCATGCAGCTAACGGACTTCGTTCTCAAGTTTCCTCACAG tgCTCGTCAGAAGTATGTGCGAGCTGCTtgggaaaaggaaaacattaacgAGAAGTGGAAATCCACCAGATGGGCACAAAAAATTGAAGCCAGGGAGAAG AAAGCCAAGATGTCTGATTTTGATCGCTACAAGGTCATGAAGGCCAAGAAAATG AGAAACAGGATCATCAAGCATGAAGTAAAGAAGCTCCAAAAAGCATCTGCTCCTCCCAAAAAAGCATAA
- the RPL14 gene encoding large ribosomal subunit protein eL14 isoform X2 — MSRAASRIGGRVASEYRLVPTTGVADFGAESALDSWMQKRTGLVNQQWLLKVFKRYVEIGRVAYISFGPHAGKLVAIVDVIDQNRALVDGPCSGVRRQAMPFKCMQLTDFVLKFPHSARQKYVRAAWEKENINEKWKSTRWAQKIEAREKKAKMSDFDRYKVMKAKKMRNRIIKHEVKKLQKASAPPKKA; from the exons ATGTCTCGTGCGGCCTCGCGGATAGGGGGCCGCGTGGCTTCTGAATACCGCCTCGTGCCGACCACAGGAGTGGCGGACTTTGGGGCGGAAAGCGCCTTGGATAGctggatgcaaaagaggacagggctcgtGAACCAGCAGTGGTTGTTAAAA GTGTTCAAGCGCTATGTTGAGATTGGCCGAGTTGCCTATATTTCCTTCGGGCCCCATGCGGGCAAGCTGGTAGCGATTGTGGATGTTATTGATCAGAACAGG gcattagTAGATGGTCCCTGCAGCGGTGTCAGAAGGCAAGCTATGCCCTTCAAGTGCATGCAGCTAACGGACTTCGTTCTCAAGTTTCCTCACAG tgCTCGTCAGAAGTATGTGCGAGCTGCTtgggaaaaggaaaacattaacgAGAAGTGGAAATCCACCAGATGGGCACAAAAAATTGAAGCCAGGGAGAAG AAAGCCAAGATGTCTGATTTTGATCGCTACAAGGTCATGAAGGCCAAGAAAATG AGAAACAGGATCATCAAGCATGAAGTAAAGAAGCTCCAAAAAGCATCTGCTCCTCCCAAAAAAGCATAA